In Stieleria varia, one genomic interval encodes:
- a CDS encoding DUF1294 domain-containing protein yields MSLVYDCEQRNGQISMIWAYALWTIAASVVTAAMYAWDKRAASRAKQRIAERTLLIASAVGGWPGALICGRYIRHKTAKLSYRIKFFVAMVVHLALSGALWQLLIKGA; encoded by the coding sequence ATGAGCTTGGTTTACGACTGCGAGCAACGAAACGGACAAATCAGTATGATATGGGCTTACGCTCTCTGGACGATTGCTGCCAGCGTCGTGACGGCGGCAATGTATGCCTGGGACAAACGCGCCGCCAGCCGTGCAAAACAACGCATCGCCGAACGAACGCTGCTGATTGCCAGCGCCGTGGGCGGTTGGCCGGGGGCACTGATTTGCGGTCGGTACATCCGACACAAAACCGCCAAACTTTCCTATCGAATCAAGTTCTTCGTCGCTATGGTGGTGCATCTCGCTCTCAGCGGGGCACTGTGGCAACTGTTGATAAAAGGGGCGTGA
- a CDS encoding serine/threonine protein kinase: protein MQSEPTIILSATDPDLPNKIPSGIDRYTGLREIARGGNGLLRSAFDPVTGRTVAIKSVLPPLTNDVNERRRLLREARVTAQLQHPNTVPVYDIGRDLLEGVYFVMKRISGENLFQVLKRIARKDEATAKAFPIPKRIDIIEGACQALAYAHARGVIHRDVKPENIWVGNFGEVYLLDWGVAKVWGHVDDQTVIRQDRIATRDPGEQLQTLTGGGQRPGTPLYMSPEQVRGNRGLDERSDVFNVGVCLYEALVIREPFRGTHLDETFDNILNKDVTPPSEAAPEIGIPKTADAVVMRALEKQPAKRFQSMREMIDAIQSIFPQTV, encoded by the coding sequence ATGCAGAGCGAACCGACAATCATCCTGTCCGCCACCGACCCGGATCTGCCCAACAAGATCCCCAGCGGAATCGACCGGTACACCGGTCTGCGAGAAATCGCTCGCGGCGGCAACGGGCTGCTACGATCCGCCTTTGATCCCGTGACAGGACGCACTGTCGCCATCAAATCCGTCTTGCCCCCGTTGACCAACGATGTCAACGAACGCAGACGCCTGCTGCGTGAAGCACGGGTGACGGCTCAGTTGCAGCACCCCAACACGGTCCCCGTCTACGACATCGGACGGGATTTGCTCGAAGGCGTTTACTTTGTGATGAAACGCATCAGCGGCGAAAACCTGTTTCAGGTCCTGAAACGGATCGCACGCAAAGATGAAGCGACCGCCAAAGCATTCCCCATCCCCAAACGAATCGACATCATCGAGGGCGCCTGCCAAGCACTCGCGTACGCCCACGCCCGCGGCGTGATCCATCGAGACGTCAAACCGGAAAACATCTGGGTCGGGAATTTCGGCGAAGTCTACCTGCTGGACTGGGGTGTCGCCAAAGTCTGGGGGCACGTCGATGACCAAACCGTGATCCGACAGGACAGGATCGCCACACGAGACCCCGGGGAACAACTGCAAACACTCACCGGTGGCGGCCAGCGTCCCGGGACCCCACTGTACATGTCGCCCGAACAAGTTCGAGGCAATCGCGGCTTGGACGAACGAAGCGATGTTTTCAACGTCGGCGTGTGCCTCTACGAAGCACTCGTGATTCGAGAACCGTTTCGCGGGACACATCTCGATGAAACCTTTGACAACATTCTCAACAAAGATGTCACCCCGCCCAGCGAGGCCGCTCCAGAAATCGGCATTCCTAAAACGGCAGACGCTGTGGTGATGCGGGCGTTGGAAAAACAACCTGCAAAGCGA